Sequence from the Bacteroidota bacterium genome:
GAAAGTGGAACTGGAAAAGAGTTGATTGCCCGAGCTATTCATTTTGCAAGTCAACGCTACGCTAAACCCTTTGTAGCGGTCAATTGTTCTGCATTAAACGAGAACTTGCTTGAAAGCGAATTATTCGGGCACGAGAAGGGCGCCTATACCAGCGCCGATAAACAGAGGAGAGGACGGTTTGAATTAGCCGACGGTGGAACTATATTTTTAGATGAAATCGGCGATATACCTCTTTCAACTCAAGTTAAACTGCTTCGCGTCTTACAGGAACAAAATTTCGAACGAGTCGGTGGCTCGCAAACAATTAGCGTAGATGTCCGTGTAATTGCAGCAACTAACAGAAACCTCGAAGAGTTAATGAAAGAGGGGAAGTTTCGTGAAGATTTATTTTATCGGCTCAATGTCGTTACCATCGAAATTCCTCCGCTGCATCAAAGAAAAGAAGATATTCTTCCGCTTGTAGAATATTTTACCGGGAAGTATTCAAAAGAAGTGAACAAGAAACAGGTAGAATTTTCGAAGGAAGCAATCGATATACTTATAAAATATCATTATTCGGGAAACGTGCGTGAGCTGGAAAATATAATCCATCGCGCAGTAGTACTTGTTCGGGAAAATCTCATCACAACCAATGAACTGCCTATCAACTTAAGAAATTTACCAAGTGAACAGCCAATCTCCAAATCTACTCAATTACAAAATTTAGGTGAGCGGGTTGAAGAGTTAGAGAAAGAATTAATTTTTGAGGCGCTCCAAAAAACAGATGGCAACCAATCTAAAGCCGCTTTGTTGTTAGGAATTTCAGAGAGGAACTTGCGATACAAATTAGAAAAGTTGGGCTTGAAGAAATAATACTATCACTTTAAGTATTCGGCACAATTGCCGAATGCACTCGACCGTTCTGACGAGTAGTACAGCGCCTTCCTCAAACTTATTTTTAAAATCCTTTAAAACATTAAATATTTGCAAGTTTTATTTGTTTTAGTCTTTGGCACGGTATTAGAACATATACTAATCGTAGCTAAAAAATTAAATAATAAACAAACAACAAATAAAGGATTAAAAAAATGAAAAACTTAAAATTCACAGCAGCAATAGTCGCATTGTTCGCACTATTCATTTTCGCAGCATCTTCAGATGCTAATTCACAAACAACAGGTAAAGGCAACGGCGTAAAAGGATTTGTCGATCTCAACGGCGACGGAATCAACGACCACGCACTCGATGCCGACGGTGATGGAATTCCAAACGGAAAAGATCCTGACTTCGTAAAACCACAAGATGGAACCGGCCGAAAAATGATGAACGGTAAAACTGCAAAATCAGGTAAAGGCGGTTTCGGTCCTGGCGACGGAACCGGAAAAAGTGGTGTAGGTCCAAAAGATGGCTCAGGTTATGGACCAGGCACAGGTACTGGTAACTGCGATGGAACAGGCGCAAAAGGTAACTTAGGTCGTAGAGGTAAATAATTTAACCCATAACTCCTGAAGGCGGTGGGCGAATGCTTGCCGCCTTTTATTCATTTATAATCAACACGTTAAAAAAATATGACTACATCAAATAGAAAAAAATTTAGCTTTCGCGCATTTATCAGTTTATACGTTGTTATATCTTTCATAGTAATTAGCATATCAGGAATAATTCTTTTTATTACACCACCCGGAAGGATTGCCAACTGGAGTAACTGGACTTTACTTTTTCTTACTAAACACGAATGGAAAGGAGTGCATACAATATTTACATTTCTTTTTGTAACGGCTGCAGCATTCCATATATATTTCAACTGGAAACCAATCATCGCTTATCTGTCTTCAAAATTTACTTCGCGCATTAAAATTCGTAAAGAATTATTAGCATCCTTTATTCTCAGCATATTTATACTCGTAGCAACGATCGGCAATGTTCCACCATTCAGCACAGTAATGGATTTTGGCGATGACATTTCAAATTCGTGGGGGAAAAATCTTTCCGAACCTCCCATTCCGCACGCAGAATTATTAACATTGAAGGAATATTCCGAGAAAACAAATATCCCGTATGAAGAAATAATCTCGAATTTAAAAAATGCAAACATAAAGGTGAATGACAGCGAAACAACTTTGGAAACAATTGCATCACAGAACAATTTAACACCTGCTCAATTATCGAAAAAAATGTTGGCAGAGAAGAAGCCTAAGGTTGCGATCGGCGAAGGTGGCGGATATGGCCGGAAGACAGTACAAGACGTATGTGAACAGTTAGATATCCCATTGGAGATTGGTATTGAGAGATTACAAAAGAACGGAATCACCGCCGATAGTAACAGCAAGCTAAAGGATTTAGCGAACGAAAAAAATATTGCTCCTATTCAAATAGTTAAACTAATTTCAGAAACAATAAATTAACAACAAGAGGTGAAAAAATGAAAACAAAAATAATTATGGTAGCATTGGTAATTTCACTTTTGCTGCCCAGTTTAGTATATGTACAAACCGAAGGCAGAGCCACACAAGCTTCTGAGAAAAGGGATGTTGATGATGTTAAAACATTAAAAGGCACAATCACAGAAGTAAAACATCCGTATGCTACATTCAAATCGGAAGACGGTAAAGAGTATCGCGTACACATGGGACCGCAGTGGTACTGGGAACGCGAAAAATATCAACTGAAGCATAATGTAAAAGCCCAGATAAAAGGCGAAGTAAAACAAGTTGAAGGCAAGTTCGAATTTTATCCGTGGGAAATTGTGCAGGATGGAAAGGCGATGAATTTCGCCGATGAAACAGGAAAACCTAAATGGTCTTCCGAACGCGGTAAAGGTATGCGTGGTAAAAGTAAGTCCGCAAGCGGACGGCGTTAAAATAACTCCTCGGGCGGTACAAACATGTGCCGCCTAATTTTATTATATTTAAACAAAACTATGAAAATATTTCTAACAATATTAACCATAACAATATTTTTACATATCCCGATTTATTCTCAAACAGGTAGCGACTCAATTGCAAACCGGAATACACAAAAGGAAAATCGGCGCTCGCAGTTCGTTGATGAAAATGCTAACGGCATAGACGATAGGACAGAAGCAAAAGTTCAGAAGGGGCGTCGGCAGGAAAAGTTCATCGACCGCGATGGCGACGGAGTTTGCGACAACCGTTCAAGCGGAATTGGCTTGCGGCTGCGTCATCAAGGAGATCAAACAACACCCGGTAAACGACATCGTAGATAGGAAAAAATATGAAATCAACAATTTATATCTCCATGGGAGTAGTGTTCCTAATTTTACTTTTTATTCAACCTGTTTCTGCACAATTTCTACTAAGCACAAGTATCCACACATCATACGATGATAATATCAGTAATAATTATCTTAACATAGACGATAAAGTTGCACAGTTTTCTTTATCGTCGGCTTACGATTTCACGAGCGAATCATCAAACACACAATTGTTTTACATGGGTTCGTTTAATTATTTTCAAAAAGCAATCGACCGCACATTTTATGCACATTCAGCGGGACTTGTATATACAAAACTTTTTGGTGAAGATTTAGAATCGGCTTTAAATATGGGTGGCACTTATAACACGCGATCGAACCGCTCATCTTATTCACTTATTAATTATAATCAATACACCGCTTATATTAATGCGAAGCATTATTTAGGTGAAAGGGTTGTGGGCAAGTTAGGTTATCGCTTAAAATATTTGGGATACGATGAATTACAAGAATTAAGTAATTTAGAGAACTACGGTTTTGCACAAGTTACCACATTTTTACCGAGTAAAACGACTTTAATATTTGAGACAGGTTTAGGTATAAAGAGTTACACGAATGCACCACCCGAAACATTATCGACGATAGGCAGTGGCAGGCCGCGGCAAACTCTTAATGAAACATCGCCAAGTGTAATGCAGTTTATCGGAACTGCCCGAGTCGCTCAATCAATTTTAGAGAATACAGGATTGAGTTTTGCGATGCAATATCAAAAAAATCTTCAGGAAGAAACTCGCTATTTGTCTTCGGGGTATATGATTTCAGACGACGAGATTTTTGATGATAACTATGGATACGAGGGAACTTCGTTCGAACTTACTCTCACACAAATCCTCCCTTGGTCGATGATGTCCTCTCTTTCTGCTTCGTATGGGAATAAGAATTATGTGAATCGTCCCGCATACGATTTAAACGATAACATAATTTCAAACCAACGAGTCGATAAACTATTTGTAACATCATTCATGCTCGAAAAAACCTTTTCGACTACAGGATTTATCAACAGCTTCAGCATCAGCTTGTTGTACGATTACATCGACAACAATTCCAATGATCTATTTTACAAGCATAAAAATAATGTTGGGGCTATTAATTTTGAACTGGGGTTTTAATTTAGATGATTAAGCATATCAAAATTGTTTTTATCATCCTGTTATTTTTATTAAAATCGAGTTACGCATTTGCGGAGATTGAAAATACTAAAAAAGTTCTTATCCTTGTAGAAGGGACTTCGCTGATTAATAATATCGCAATGGGAGATGGGCGACAACTCGCAACGCTTCTTGGGCACTTTGATACAAAAACTGATATCAAAGGTATAGTTGATTATTCCGAGAGTG
This genomic interval carries:
- a CDS encoding sigma-54 dependent transcriptional regulator encodes the protein MFKLTILIVDDEANQRKILAGHLKKKDYNVIEASSAEQGIELANKNMVDLILTDFKMPGKTGLDLLKEVRANNPEAAIVIMTAFGTIENAVDAMRAGAYDYITKPIDFDELELLIQRLGERQKLISENILLREQLAEKYKFTDIIAHSTKMEEVLNLTGRVAKSRASVLIRGESGTGKELIARAIHFASQRYAKPFVAVNCSALNENLLESELFGHEKGAYTSADKQRRGRFELADGGTIFLDEIGDIPLSTQVKLLRVLQEQNFERVGGSQTISVDVRVIAATNRNLEELMKEGKFREDLFYRLNVVTIEIPPLHQRKEDILPLVEYFTGKYSKEVNKKQVEFSKEAIDILIKYHYSGNVRELENIIHRAVVLVRENLITTNELPINLRNLPSEQPISKSTQLQNLGERVEELEKELIFEALQKTDGNQSKAALLLGISERNLRYKLEKLGLKK
- a CDS encoding DUF4405 domain-containing protein; amino-acid sequence: MTTSNRKKFSFRAFISLYVVISFIVISISGIILFITPPGRIANWSNWTLLFLTKHEWKGVHTIFTFLFVTAAAFHIYFNWKPIIAYLSSKFTSRIKIRKELLASFILSIFILVATIGNVPPFSTVMDFGDDISNSWGKNLSEPPIPHAELLTLKEYSEKTNIPYEEIISNLKNANIKVNDSETTLETIASQNNLTPAQLSKKMLAEKKPKVAIGEGGGYGRKTVQDVCEQLDIPLEIGIERLQKNGITADSNSKLKDLANEKNIAPIQIVKLISETIN
- a CDS encoding surface lipoprotein assembly modifier gives rise to the protein MKSTIYISMGVVFLILLFIQPVSAQFLLSTSIHTSYDDNISNNYLNIDDKVAQFSLSSAYDFTSESSNTQLFYMGSFNYFQKAIDRTFYAHSAGLVYTKLFGEDLESALNMGGTYNTRSNRSSYSLINYNQYTAYINAKHYLGERVVGKLGYRLKYLGYDELQELSNLENYGFAQVTTFLPSKTTLIFETGLGIKSYTNAPPETLSTIGSGRPRQTLNETSPSVMQFIGTARVAQSILENTGLSFAMQYQKNLQEETRYLSSGYMISDDEIFDDNYGYEGTSFELTLTQILPWSMMSSLSASYGNKNYVNRPAYDLNDNIISNQRVDKLFVTSFMLEKTFSTTGFINSFSISLLYDYIDNNSNDLFYKHKNNVGAINFELGF